A single window of Sporosarcina sp. FSL W7-1349 DNA harbors:
- a CDS encoding endonuclease MutS2 encodes MESRVLKTLEFDKIKEIVSAYCTSSAGRSLMEQLVPVTVYEEVVRLLEETDEALAILRVRGNVPMGGIHDVRPHAKRAQLDGMLSSHELMEIANTIRASRILRQFIESVETDEDINIPHFIAKKEAFPILTGLEHEINAAIDDNGHVLDSASSQLRSIRQGLRIQEGRVRDRLESYTRGRNAAKMLSDSIVTIRNDRYVIPVKAEYRSHFGGVVHDMSSSGQTLFIEPDAVVQANNEIRRLKMQEQEEIEKILLELSAKVQEVAHDLFVLVGFLSEIDVILAKAKYGKEHKCTKPEVNNEGYIRLTKARHPLLPIEKAVANTIEFGKEITTIVITGPNTGGKTVTLKTVGLCTLMAQAGLPIPALDGSEVAVFDSVYADIGDEQSIEQSLSTFSSHMVNIVSILKKFDDRSLILFDELGSGTDPQEGAALAISILDEVHGRGARVMATTHYPELKAYSYNRPGVTNASVEFDIDTLSPTYRLLIGVPGRSNAFEISKRLGLQERIIDRAKTFTGTDRGEVESMIASLESSRVQSEKDAEETHEILIETERLKQELEQKLAEFDEMKERLVENAKEKARKIVEDAKQESEAVISDLRALRLNAGANVKEHELIDARKRLEEAAPAERKKKTVKAKAAPRPLQAGDEVKVISYGQKGTLLKKVSDTEWVVQIGILKMKLDQSGLEYVKPEKEKQPAVSASVRGRDSYVKLELDLRGERYEDAIMRTEKYLDDALLSNYHQVSIIHGKGTGALMQGVQQFLKKHPRVKSFRFGEAGEGGHGVTVVELK; translated from the coding sequence TTGGAAAGCCGTGTCTTAAAAACACTTGAATTTGATAAAATCAAAGAAATCGTGTCTGCATATTGTACGTCTTCCGCGGGGCGGTCCCTGATGGAGCAATTGGTTCCCGTCACTGTTTATGAAGAGGTGGTCCGCCTCCTCGAAGAAACGGATGAAGCCCTCGCCATCCTTCGAGTCCGCGGCAATGTGCCGATGGGGGGAATCCACGATGTCCGGCCGCATGCCAAACGAGCGCAATTGGACGGAATGCTGAGCAGCCACGAACTGATGGAAATTGCCAATACGATCCGGGCAAGCCGGATTTTGCGGCAATTCATCGAGTCGGTCGAGACGGATGAAGATATCAATATCCCGCATTTCATTGCCAAAAAAGAGGCGTTTCCGATTTTGACCGGCTTGGAACATGAAATCAATGCGGCGATCGATGATAACGGTCATGTCCTGGATAGTGCTTCTAGCCAGCTCCGCTCGATTCGTCAAGGACTGCGGATTCAGGAAGGGCGGGTCCGTGATCGGTTGGAAAGTTATACACGGGGGCGGAATGCTGCCAAGATGTTGTCCGATTCGATTGTGACGATCCGGAATGATCGGTATGTCATCCCGGTGAAGGCCGAGTATCGGTCACATTTCGGAGGAGTCGTCCACGATATGTCGTCATCGGGGCAGACGTTGTTCATCGAACCGGATGCGGTCGTTCAGGCGAATAACGAGATCCGGCGTCTGAAAATGCAGGAGCAGGAGGAGATTGAAAAAATCCTCTTGGAGCTTTCCGCCAAAGTGCAGGAAGTCGCCCATGACCTCTTTGTCCTCGTCGGATTTTTGTCGGAAATCGATGTGATTCTTGCAAAAGCAAAGTACGGAAAAGAGCATAAATGCACGAAGCCGGAAGTGAACAATGAAGGCTATATCCGTTTGACGAAAGCAAGACATCCGCTCCTGCCGATCGAAAAAGCGGTCGCCAATACGATTGAGTTCGGCAAAGAGATTACGACAATCGTCATCACGGGGCCGAATACGGGTGGAAAGACGGTCACGTTGAAGACAGTCGGCTTGTGCACATTGATGGCGCAAGCGGGATTGCCGATTCCCGCGCTCGACGGTTCGGAAGTTGCCGTCTTCGATTCGGTGTACGCCGATATCGGGGACGAGCAGTCGATCGAGCAAAGCCTGAGTACGTTCTCTTCCCATATGGTGAACATCGTCTCCATCTTGAAAAAGTTCGATGATCGCTCGCTCATTCTCTTTGACGAGCTCGGATCGGGGACAGATCCTCAAGAAGGGGCGGCGCTGGCCATTTCCATTTTGGATGAAGTCCATGGCCGCGGCGCGAGAGTGATGGCGACCACCCATTACCCTGAATTAAAAGCATACAGCTATAACCGGCCGGGTGTGACGAATGCCAGTGTTGAGTTTGATATTGATACGCTTAGTCCGACTTATCGCTTGCTGATCGGTGTGCCGGGGCGGAGTAACGCTTTCGAAATCTCGAAACGGCTCGGCTTGCAAGAGAGGATTATCGACCGGGCGAAGACATTCACAGGCACTGATCGCGGTGAGGTCGAATCGATGATTGCATCGTTGGAATCCAGCCGTGTGCAATCGGAGAAGGATGCCGAGGAGACACATGAAATCTTAATTGAAACGGAACGGCTGAAACAGGAACTGGAACAAAAATTAGCTGAGTTCGATGAGATGAAAGAACGCTTGGTAGAAAATGCAAAAGAGAAGGCGAGAAAAATCGTGGAGGACGCTAAACAGGAGTCCGAAGCAGTCATCTCCGATTTGCGAGCACTCCGGCTTAATGCCGGAGCTAATGTCAAAGAGCATGAGTTGATCGATGCGCGCAAGCGATTGGAAGAAGCAGCTCCCGCGGAACGCAAGAAAAAGACGGTCAAAGCGAAAGCTGCCCCACGTCCATTGCAAGCGGGAGATGAAGTGAAAGTGATCAGTTACGGGCAGAAAGGGACGCTCCTTAAAAAAGTGTCCGACACCGAGTGGGTTGTCCAAATCGGAATCCTGAAGATGAAACTCGATCAGTCCGGCTTGGAATATGTCAAACCGGAGAAAGAGAAGCAGCCGGCGGTCTCCGCTTCCGTCAGAGGCCGGGATTCCTATGTCAAATTGGAACTCGACCTGCGGGGAGAACGGTACGAAGATGCTATCATGCGGACGGAGAAATATTTGGACGATGCCCTTCTCTCCAACTATCATCAAGTCTCCATCATCCACGGGAAAGGGACAGGCGCTCTGATGCAAGGGGTCCAGCAATTTTTGAAAAAGCATCCACGCGTGAAAAGTTTCCGATTCGGAGAAGCGGGCGAAGGCGGCCATGGCGTCACAGTCGTGGAGTTGAAATAA
- a CDS encoding DUF350 domain-containing protein, with protein sequence MGKEGFWGHPLVETAGYFSVVVLCLVVSMVLFELVTKYKNWEEIRKGNVAVAMATGGKIFGVSNIFRYSIEQHNTLPQMIGWGLFGFTLLVFAYILFEFLTPKFNIDKEIEADNRSVGFISLTISVGLSFVIGASIS encoded by the coding sequence ATGGGGAAAGAAGGGTTTTGGGGTCACCCATTAGTGGAAACGGCAGGCTATTTCAGCGTCGTTGTACTTTGTTTAGTCGTTTCCATGGTGTTATTTGAACTTGTTACGAAGTATAAAAATTGGGAGGAAATCCGGAAAGGGAATGTTGCGGTCGCTATGGCGACAGGCGGCAAGATATTTGGCGTATCCAATATATTCAGGTATTCGATTGAACAGCATAATACATTGCCCCAGATGATCGGATGGGGGCTTTTCGGTTTTACCCTGTTGGTCTTCGCCTATATCCTTTTCGAGTTCCTCACACCGAAATTCAATATCGACAAGGAAATCGAAGCGGACAACCGATCGGTCGGTTTCATCTCTTTGACTATCTCTGTCGGGTTGTCGTTCGTTATCGGGGCGAGTATATCGTAG